Proteins encoded in a region of the Ignavibacteria bacterium genome:
- a CDS encoding LemA family protein — MKRGVLVGCSIAGVILVIIIGLVMWGVGVYNSLVSLNESVNQSWSQVENQYQRRADLIPNLVNTVKGYANFEKEVLTRVTEARASVNQIKLTPEMLSDPQAFQRFQSAQGNLSNALSRLLVTVENYPNLKANENFLQLQAQLEGTENRIAVERMKFNQVVQEYNTRIKRFPAFIFANMSGFREKQYFKSAPGAETAPKVEF, encoded by the coding sequence ATGAAAAGAGGTGTACTGGTAGGGTGCTCAATTGCCGGTGTCATTCTTGTAATAATAATCGGTCTTGTAATGTGGGGTGTCGGCGTATATAACAGCCTGGTATCCTTAAATGAATCAGTCAACCAGAGCTGGAGCCAGGTTGAGAATCAGTACCAGAGAAGAGCCGATCTGATCCCGAACCTTGTTAATACGGTAAAAGGCTACGCAAACTTCGAAAAAGAGGTATTAACAAGGGTAACTGAGGCCCGTGCAAGTGTAAACCAGATAAAACTGACGCCTGAGATGCTCAGCGACCCGCAGGCTTTTCAGCGTTTCCAGTCTGCACAGGGAAATTTAAGCAATGCTCTTTCAAGGCTTTTGGTAACAGTGGAAAATTATCCTAACCTGAAGGCGAACGAGAACTTTCTGCAGCTTCAGGCGCAGCTTGAAGGAACAGAAAACCGCATTGCAGTTGAAAGGATGAAATTCAACCAGGTAGTACAGGAATATAATACCAGGATAAAAAGATTTCCGGCCTTCATATTTGCAAATATGTCAGGCTTCAGGGAGAAACAGTATTTCAAATCTGCTCCGGGAGCAGAAACTGCCCCAAAGGTGGAATTCTAG
- a CDS encoding MBL fold metallo-hydrolase yields the protein MKVGKYKLEILEAGSFALDGGAMFGIIPRPLWEKQNPADEKNRIKLSTRCLLLTSEDRKVLVDTGMGDKWDEKSYNIYDIHMPGSLTDLLGQRGIKSEDITDVILTHLHFDHTGGSTRYVDGKLVPSFPNATYYVQKKNLDWALSPSDRDKGSYIKDNFVPLLEHGVLKFFDGNQAFDENIELIEMNGHTFGQQLVKISDGENTFVYCGDLIPLASHTHLPYIMGYDLQPLVTLEEKKNLLTRASEENWKLIFEHDPYSACATVTLTDKGFKIKERYDTLL from the coding sequence ATGAAAGTCGGGAAATATAAGCTGGAGATTCTTGAAGCCGGAAGCTTTGCCCTGGATGGAGGGGCTATGTTCGGCATTATACCGAGGCCTTTATGGGAAAAGCAGAATCCGGCCGATGAGAAAAACCGCATTAAATTAAGCACAAGGTGCCTTCTATTGACTTCAGAGGATAGGAAGGTGCTTGTCGATACGGGAATGGGCGACAAGTGGGATGAAAAATCGTACAATATTTATGATATTCATATGCCCGGGAGCCTGACTGATCTTTTAGGGCAAAGAGGGATCAAGTCTGAAGATATTACGGACGTGATACTGACGCACCTGCATTTTGACCATACCGGGGGCTCAACAAGATATGTTGACGGTAAGCTTGTTCCCTCGTTTCCGAATGCCACTTATTACGTTCAGAAGAAGAACCTCGACTGGGCCTTAAGCCCATCAGACAGGGATAAAGGGAGCTACATTAAGGATAACTTTGTGCCGCTTTTAGAACACGGGGTGCTGAAATTTTTTGACGGCAATCAGGCCTTTGACGAAAATATTGAGCTCATTGAGATGAACGGGCATACTTTCGGGCAGCAGCTTGTTAAAATTTCCGACGGGGAGAATACTTTTGTTTACTGCGGCGACTTAATACCGTTGGCTTCGCATACTCATTTACCTTATATTATGGGCTATGATCTTCAGCCGCTTGTTACGCTGGAAGAAAAGAAAAATCTTCTTACACGCGCCTCTGAGGAAAACTGGAAACTGATTTTTGAGCACGACCCTTATTCAGCCTGTGCTACTGTTACACTAACGGATAAGGGCTTCAAAATAAAAGAAAGGTATGACACTCTTTTATGA
- the yidD gene encoding membrane protein insertion efficiency factor YidD, with protein sequence MRRSVIICLVLFTSALVHAQETDWQRWEKSEVQYTSVPASDVSPVKEERSFGSFLLGTSHKLYSFFISDLDGDNCPFEPTCSNFFIQSVKATNIFQGSLMFIDRFTRDMNILKINHYPFTPDRLHFTDPVMNYTLSADKIRYIPPETIKK encoded by the coding sequence ATGCGTAGATCTGTAATTATATGCCTGGTGCTTTTTACTTCAGCTCTGGTTCACGCACAAGAGACTGACTGGCAGAGGTGGGAGAAAAGTGAAGTCCAGTATACTTCTGTACCTGCAAGTGATGTTTCACCCGTAAAGGAGGAAAGGAGTTTCGGCAGCTTTCTGCTTGGCACGTCGCACAAATTATACAGCTTTTTTATTTCAGATCTGGACGGGGATAACTGTCCTTTTGAACCCACGTGCTCAAATTTTTTCATCCAGTCCGTTAAGGCCACAAATATTTTCCAGGGCTCCTTAATGTTTATTGACCGCTTCACGCGCGATATGAACATACTGAAAATAAACCACTACCCTTTTACGCCGGACAGGCTTCATTTTACGGACCCGGTTATGAATTATACGCTAAGCGCGGATAAGATCAGGTACATCCCCCCGGAAACAATTAAAAAGTGA
- a CDS encoding TPM domain-containing protein, with the protein MKKVSFLFLLVFLLTIQNLFAQQPEIPSLKSWATDFTGTLSDEELGYLNRDLKTFSDSTSNQIVFLMISSLDGYPLESYSYDVASKNKIGTKENMNGILFLVVKEDRKFRIEVGYGLEGALPDALSNSILRNEVKPYFQKGEYFEGVRAGLDAIKAATAGEYKAKDKKHRGTNFKGVGTFIIILLFILFNFIFRGRRRRGGFTFWGGGFGGGGGFGGFGGGSGGGGGFGGFSGGGGSFGGGGSSGSW; encoded by the coding sequence ATGAAAAAAGTTTCTTTTTTATTCCTTTTAGTCTTCCTACTGACAATTCAGAATTTGTTTGCCCAGCAGCCTGAGATTCCAAGTCTCAAGAGCTGGGCAACGGATTTTACAGGTACTCTTTCAGACGAGGAGCTTGGCTACCTGAACAGGGATCTTAAGACCTTCAGCGACTCCACATCGAACCAGATTGTTTTCCTCATGATATCATCTCTTGATGGGTATCCCCTTGAATCGTACTCTTATGACGTTGCCTCAAAGAACAAGATCGGGACCAAAGAAAACATGAACGGAATCCTTTTTCTTGTTGTAAAAGAGGACCGTAAGTTCAGGATTGAGGTTGGCTACGGGCTTGAGGGTGCACTTCCCGATGCCCTGTCGAATTCAATCTTAAGAAATGAGGTAAAGCCTTATTTTCAAAAGGGTGAGTATTTTGAAGGCGTGCGTGCCGGTCTTGATGCCATTAAGGCCGCCACGGCAGGTGAATACAAGGCCAAGGATAAAAAACACAGGGGCACAAACTTCAAAGGCGTAGGCACTTTCATAATTATCCTGCTTTTCATACTTTTCAACTTTATTTTCAGGGGAAGAAGAAGACGCGGCGGCTTTACATTCTGGGGCGGCGGCTTTGGAGGCGGAGGCGGCTTCGGGGGCTTCGGCGGCGGTTCCGGCGGAGGAGGCGGTTTCGGCGGCTTTTCAGGCGGCGGAGGCTCTTTTGGAGGAGGCGGCTCAAGCGGGAGCTGGTAG
- a CDS encoding 4Fe-4S dicluster domain-containing protein: MAIMITEECINCGACEPECPNNAIYEGGSEWVLGGKSFGEGDAAPSGASGFFKNDFFYIVPDKCTECVGFHDEPQCAAVCPVDCCVPDPNHVEDKDALMAKKEELDTVGR; this comes from the coding sequence ATGGCTATTATGATAACCGAAGAATGCATCAACTGCGGTGCATGCGAACCTGAATGCCCTAACAATGCCATCTATGAAGGCGGCAGCGAGTGGGTATTAGGCGGAAAGTCTTTTGGTGAAGGCGATGCTGCTCCCTCAGGCGCAAGCGGATTCTTCAAGAATGATTTCTTTTATATCGTTCCTGACAAATGCACAGAATGTGTAGGCTTCCACGATGAGCCTCAGTGTGCTGCTGTATGCCCGGTTGACTGCTGTGTCCCCGATCCGAATCATGTGGAAGACAAAGACGCCTTAATGGCTAAAAAGGAAGAACTGGATACTGTAGGCAGATAA
- the rlmN gene encoding 23S rRNA (adenine(2503)-C(2))-methyltransferase RlmN, with protein MENNIINIKNQLKGLTLEELKAYFREIGEPAFRGEQLFNWMYNHLSFSFEEMQNFSKDLRSKLTETCSLQALELVTVQDSPSTGTKKYLFQTSDERKIESVVIPEDDRATLCISTQVGCPLDCKFCATGLMGYKRNLSVGEVVDQYLLAAKDYGKDRITNIVYMGMGEPLLNYKNTLSSLSIFTAELTKGVSRNRITVSTSGIAPKIKELADSGFRVKLALSLHSCFEDIRSTIMPINDKFPLKDNIEAIKYFAKKTGTRITFEYTMLKGINDRQEDVKALAKLSGKIPSKINIIPFNSIAHMNPGGISASLEPTPYKDIQHFAQQLRDNNITVMIRETQGNDIAAACGQLAARY; from the coding sequence ATGGAAAATAACATTATTAATATAAAAAATCAGCTTAAAGGTCTTACCTTAGAGGAACTTAAAGCGTATTTCAGGGAGATCGGCGAACCGGCTTTCCGCGGAGAACAGCTCTTTAACTGGATGTATAACCACCTTTCTTTCAGTTTTGAGGAAATGCAGAACTTCTCCAAAGATCTCAGGAGTAAACTTACTGAAACCTGCTCGCTTCAGGCACTGGAACTTGTAACCGTACAGGATTCTCCCAGTACAGGAACTAAAAAGTATCTTTTTCAGACTTCTGACGAAAGGAAGATAGAATCTGTCGTCATCCCCGAGGATGACAGGGCTACGCTCTGCATCTCGACTCAGGTAGGCTGCCCTTTGGACTGTAAGTTCTGTGCTACGGGACTTATGGGTTATAAGAGAAACCTGAGCGTTGGCGAAGTGGTGGACCAGTACCTCCTGGCGGCAAAGGATTACGGCAAAGACAGGATTACAAATATTGTATATATGGGCATGGGTGAACCCCTGCTAAACTATAAAAACACATTGAGCTCGCTTTCTATCTTTACTGCCGAACTGACCAAGGGGGTCAGCCGGAACAGAATTACTGTTTCAACCTCCGGCATCGCTCCAAAAATTAAAGAACTGGCAGACTCAGGCTTCAGGGTGAAGCTTGCCTTGTCGCTCCACAGCTGCTTTGAGGACATAAGGAGCACAATTATGCCTATAAATGACAAATTTCCGCTCAAGGATAATATAGAGGCAATTAAATACTTTGCCAAAAAGACCGGTACGCGCATTACTTTTGAATATACAATGCTCAAAGGGATTAACGACCGCCAGGAAGATGTTAAGGCTCTTGCTAAACTTTCGGGCAAGATACCTTCAAAAATCAATATTATTCCTTTTAACTCAATTGCTCATATGAATCCCGGCGGCATATCGGCTAGCCTTGAGCCTACGCCGTATAAGGATATTCAGCATTTTGCACAGCAGTTGAGGGATAACAACATTACTGTCATGATCCGCGAAACCCAGGGCAATGATATTGCTGCTGCCTGCGGACAGCTGGCTGCCAGGTACTGA
- a CDS encoding acyl-CoA dehydrogenase, with translation MTFDLTEDQLMIQQTAKEFAESEIAPTAVERDKKSEFPAEIVKKLGELGFMGMMVSPDYGGAGLDTISYVLAIKEISKVDASVGVIMSVNNSLVCYGLERYGSDYIKDKYLRPLASGEKLGAFALSEPEAGSDATQQRTTAEKNGDCYVLNGTKNWITNGQSADYFLVMAATDKSRGHKGITTFLVEKGTPGFEHGLKEDKLGIKSSDTCSLSFTNCSVPKENIVWEEGKGFNFAMDTLNGGRIGIASQALGIAEASLEASVNYSKQRKAFGNPIADLQAIQFKIADMATKVDAAKLLTLQAAALKDAHVKFYKEAAMAKLFASKTAVECALEAIQIHGGYGYVREYLVERYLRDAKITEIYEGTSEIQKIVISRALLENK, from the coding sequence ATGACATTTGATCTTACCGAAGATCAGTTAATGATTCAGCAGACGGCAAAAGAGTTTGCAGAATCTGAAATTGCTCCGACTGCGGTGGAAAGGGACAAAAAATCCGAGTTTCCCGCTGAAATTGTGAAAAAGCTGGGCGAGCTTGGCTTTATGGGGATGATGGTCTCTCCGGATTACGGGGGAGCCGGGCTTGATACGATAAGCTACGTTCTGGCCATAAAGGAGATTTCCAAGGTGGATGCCAGCGTGGGCGTAATTATGTCGGTCAATAATTCCCTGGTATGTTACGGACTTGAAAGATACGGCTCTGATTATATCAAAGACAAGTACCTGAGACCCCTGGCTTCAGGAGAAAAACTTGGGGCCTTTGCCCTTTCTGAGCCTGAGGCCGGAAGCGACGCCACTCAGCAGAGGACGACGGCCGAGAAAAACGGTGACTGTTACGTCTTAAACGGAACGAAGAACTGGATTACAAACGGCCAGAGCGCGGACTATTTCCTCGTTATGGCAGCTACAGATAAATCCAGGGGGCACAAGGGAATTACTACATTCCTTGTGGAAAAAGGGACTCCGGGATTTGAACACGGGCTGAAGGAAGACAAGCTTGGAATAAAGAGTTCAGACACGTGTTCACTTTCATTTACAAACTGCAGCGTACCGAAAGAAAATATTGTCTGGGAAGAGGGCAAAGGATTTAACTTTGCCATGGACACGCTTAACGGCGGAAGAATAGGCATAGCCTCGCAGGCACTTGGAATTGCGGAGGCATCCCTGGAGGCCTCAGTCAACTATTCAAAGCAGAGGAAAGCCTTCGGAAACCCGATAGCCGACCTGCAGGCAATACAGTTTAAGATTGCCGACATGGCAACCAAGGTGGATGCCGCAAAGCTCCTGACTCTCCAGGCAGCGGCACTTAAAGACGCACACGTAAAATTTTACAAGGAGGCCGCAATGGCAAAGCTCTTTGCCTCCAAAACTGCAGTTGAATGCGCCCTGGAAGCAATACAGATCCACGGGGGCTACGGCTATGTAAGGGAATACCTGGTGGAAAGATATTTAAGGGACGCAAAGATTACGGAAATTTATGAAGGCACCTCCGAAATACAGAAGATTGTTATTTCAAGAGCGCTGCTGGAGAATAAATAA
- a CDS encoding PFL family protein, with protein MPYEFDEVLETIKMTEIEHFDIRTVTLGISLRDCADRNLEVVKQKIYEKITRYGQNHVKFAKEIESRYGISIANKRISITPLSIVGDAFKADEFVEIAKVLDKAAMEVGVDYLAGYSALVQKGFTNGDLELVKSIPYALSETGRVCSSVNVASTKAGINMDAVNMMSEVIKKTAELTKDRDSIGCAKLVVFCNVPEDNPFVAGAFHGVTEPEVVLNVGISGPGVVLDAIRSAGRVDLQQLAEVIKRTIFKITRAGELMGRKVAEKHGIPFGIVDISLAPTPAEGDSIADILQAMGVEYVGAPGTTAALAMLNDSVKKAGLMASSSVGGMSGAFIPVSEDAGMIYAAKMGYLSLEKLEAMTAVCSVGLDMIAVPGDTPATTIAGIISDESAIGMINDKTTAVRIIPAYGKKVGEFVDYGGLLGQAPIMPVRNLRCDNLVLRGGRIPAPMRSLTN; from the coding sequence TTGCCATACGAATTTGATGAAGTATTAGAAACCATAAAGATGACGGAAATCGAACACTTCGATATCCGTACAGTTACTTTGGGTATAAGTTTAAGGGACTGTGCCGACAGAAATCTTGAAGTTGTAAAGCAGAAGATATACGAAAAAATCACCAGGTACGGCCAGAACCACGTAAAATTTGCAAAAGAGATTGAAAGCCGCTACGGCATTTCAATTGCAAATAAAAGAATTTCCATTACTCCCCTTTCAATTGTAGGCGATGCCTTCAAGGCCGATGAATTTGTTGAGATTGCAAAAGTCCTCGACAAAGCCGCCATGGAAGTGGGCGTTGATTACCTGGCCGGGTACTCGGCACTGGTGCAGAAAGGCTTTACAAACGGCGACCTTGAACTGGTAAAATCAATTCCCTACGCCTTATCCGAAACAGGAAGGGTTTGTTCAAGCGTTAACGTTGCTTCCACAAAGGCAGGCATAAACATGGATGCCGTAAATATGATGTCGGAAGTAATTAAGAAAACGGCAGAACTGACAAAAGACCGCGATTCAATCGGATGCGCAAAACTTGTCGTCTTCTGCAACGTGCCGGAAGACAACCCGTTTGTAGCAGGAGCCTTCCACGGTGTAACGGAGCCGGAAGTTGTTTTGAATGTCGGCATCAGCGGCCCGGGCGTTGTACTTGATGCTATCCGTTCGGCCGGACGTGTTGACCTTCAGCAGCTTGCAGAAGTAATAAAGCGCACAATATTTAAGATTACGCGCGCGGGTGAGCTTATGGGGCGCAAGGTTGCCGAGAAGCACGGCATCCCGTTTGGAATTGTGGACATCTCGCTTGCCCCGACTCCTGCCGAAGGGGACTCGATTGCAGACATTCTTCAGGCAATGGGCGTTGAATATGTTGGCGCTCCTGGAACGACAGCGGCACTTGCGATGTTAAATGACAGTGTAAAGAAGGCAGGACTTATGGCCAGCTCTTCGGTGGGCGGAATGAGCGGCGCTTTCATACCTGTAAGTGAAGATGCCGGAATGATTTACGCAGCTAAGATGGGTTATCTTTCGCTTGAAAAGCTGGAGGCAATGACGGCTGTATGTTCAGTCGGTCTGGATATGATTGCAGTTCCGGGCGACACACCGGCTACAACAATTGCCGGCATCATTTCGGATGAAAGTGCAATAGGCATGATCAACGACAAGACCACGGCTGTAAGAATTATTCCTGCATACGGAAAGAAAGTAGGTGAATTTGTCGATTACGGAGGCCTGCTTGGCCAGGCGCCTATTATGCCAGTCCGCAATCTCAGGTGCGACAATCTTGTTTTAAGAGGCGGAAGAATCCCTGCACCGATGAGAAGTCTGACAAATTGA
- a CDS encoding ACT domain-containing protein, which yields MRLSEDEIRQITLSAIEELGEKASPELVKKVVQRSVSKIEASGKAGSEVTSGRVILTAYGLNHPGIVSSITKALSESNCDIQDISQKIMQEFFSMIMLIDITNSPKDLKEIQDEMSAIANDLKVKIFMQHEELFRFMHRI from the coding sequence GTGAGATTATCAGAAGATGAAATAAGACAGATCACACTCAGTGCAATTGAGGAGCTTGGCGAGAAGGCCTCTCCCGAACTGGTGAAGAAAGTTGTACAACGGTCAGTTTCGAAAATTGAAGCAAGCGGCAAGGCCGGGAGTGAGGTTACAAGCGGAAGGGTAATTTTAACTGCATACGGATTAAATCACCCCGGAATCGTAAGCTCAATTACAAAGGCACTCAGTGAAAGCAACTGCGACATTCAGGATATCAGCCAGAAAATCATGCAGGAATTCTTTTCCATGATCATGCTTATAGACATTACAAACAGCCCTAAGGACCTCAAAGAGATACAGGATGAAATGTCGGCAATTGCAAACGATCTGAAGGTTAAGATATTCATGCAGCATGAAGAGCTCTTCAGATTCATGCACAGAATTTAA